The Candidatus Dependentiae bacterium genome includes a window with the following:
- a CDS encoding GIY-YIG nuclease family protein yields the protein MYYVYLIRSAQIPEKFYVGYTINLKERLETHNSGGSIHTAQYKPWILIMYLAFVEMKKAKEFEKYLKSQSGRAFAEKRFW from the coding sequence ATGTATTATGTTTATCTAATTAGATCAGCTCAAATTCCTGAAAAATTTTATGTTGGATATACGATTAATTTGAAAGAACGTCTCGAGACACACAACTCGGGTGGTTCTATTCATACAGCTCAATATAAACCATGGATTTTGATTATGTACTTGGCATTCGTCGAGATGAAAAAAGCAAAAGAGTTTGAAAAATATCTTAAGTCGCAATCTGGTCGCGCATTTGCCGAAAAAAGATTTTGGTGA
- the mgtE gene encoding magnesium transporter: MNSDMLLQEMQHHVDELITRDTPQAQARWQQFLSLHPADSAQFFSIIDKESAKKIFLALPMGLQIEVFGELSNAMKVFVLSFLPDQDKAGILNNTPIDELTDFFDELSDDELKDYLKLLSTQDRQTVLSLLKFDPESAGGIMNTDVLSLLQDFTVEKSIHVLQRLQPRRDLHQQIYVTDQDNKLVGHIQLEDLVLKNPKDRLSSFLRKNELVIFADEDREEVAKKMIHYGLMTVPVVSENNLFLGVISSDTLVDVIEQEASEDVYRISAMTPIKYPYFETSFFRIFYERSYILIILLLAQSVSSIIIKSYESIICGFLTLFITMLTSTGGNSSSQTSALVIQGLASGDITQNNIGRFLRREILMAFMIASVLSVFSFLRVYFTYGELLGSFAVSVSLFFIVLLSVILGSGIPIVLKRFNIDPAYAAGPFLATLMDIFGLLIYCYISKLILY, from the coding sequence ATGAACTCAGATATGCTGCTGCAGGAGATGCAACATCATGTAGATGAGCTAATTACGAGAGATACTCCCCAGGCTCAGGCTCGATGGCAACAGTTTTTGTCTCTTCACCCGGCAGATAGTGCTCAATTCTTTTCGATAATAGACAAAGAAAGTGCAAAAAAAATATTCTTGGCATTGCCTATGGGCCTCCAAATTGAGGTTTTTGGAGAACTTTCAAATGCGATGAAAGTATTTGTTCTTTCGTTCTTGCCCGATCAAGATAAGGCGGGGATTTTAAATAATACCCCGATTGATGAATTAACCGACTTTTTTGATGAACTTTCCGATGATGAACTCAAGGATTATCTAAAACTCCTTAGTACTCAAGATCGGCAAACGGTTCTTTCGTTACTTAAATTTGACCCGGAGTCTGCCGGCGGTATCATGAATACCGATGTGCTTTCTTTGCTGCAAGATTTTACGGTAGAAAAAAGTATTCATGTTCTTCAGCGATTGCAGCCGCGGCGAGATTTGCACCAGCAAATTTATGTAACCGATCAAGATAATAAACTTGTGGGGCATATTCAGCTGGAGGATTTAGTTCTTAAAAATCCTAAAGATAGGCTTTCTTCATTTTTGCGTAAAAATGAACTCGTCATTTTCGCGGATGAAGATCGGGAAGAAGTAGCAAAAAAAATGATTCACTATGGCCTCATGACAGTGCCTGTTGTGAGCGAAAATAATCTTTTTTTAGGGGTTATTTCAAGCGATACATTGGTTGATGTTATTGAGCAAGAAGCGAGTGAAGACGTTTACCGTATTTCTGCGATGACACCAATCAAATATCCGTATTTTGAAACTTCTTTCTTTCGTATATTTTATGAGCGCAGTTATATTCTGATCATTTTACTCTTAGCGCAATCTGTTTCTAGCATTATTATAAAATCGTACGAATCGATTATTTGTGGATTTCTTACGCTTTTTATTACGATGCTTACCAGTACCGGCGGTAACTCAAGTAGCCAAACTTCCGCATTGGTAATCCAAGGATTGGCATCTGGCGATATCACACAAAATAACATTGGCCGCTTCTTGCGCCGTGAGATTTTAATGGCATTTATGATCGCTTCGGTGTTGAGTGTTTTTTCTTTCTTGCGCGTTTATTTTACGTACGGAGAGCTGTTGGGAAGCTTCGCCGTAAGCGTTTCTCTCTTTTTTATAGTTCTGCTTTCGGTTATTCTTGGATCTGGAATTCCAATAGTGCTTAAGCGCTTTAATATTGACCCTGCATATGCGGCTGGACCCTTTCTGGCAACGCTTATGGATATATTTGGATTATTGATTTATTGTTATATAAGTAAATTAATTTTGTATTAA